From the genome of Streptomyces sp. NBC_01341, one region includes:
- a CDS encoding AAA family ATPase, giving the protein MRLQRYATTAGVTHEVMPQQPGAPARELTGGPAPVVRDLRDGKGRGPRALDFAAGDVVVVSGLPGSGKSTLIRRAVEEHAIDSQDTRDSWAEALPGLLPYALYRPLVRAAHYAGLWRTLRSGASVVVHDCGTQAWVRRWLAREARRRGRHLHLVLLDVAPGVARQGQRERGRGVSGYAFARHRRAVGRLLRDTESGLLPPGCASAVLLDRESAGAVGRISFPEARPPQQ; this is encoded by the coding sequence ATGAGGTTGCAGCGCTACGCGACGACCGCGGGGGTCACGCACGAGGTCATGCCCCAGCAGCCGGGCGCGCCGGCCAGGGAACTGACGGGCGGGCCCGCACCGGTGGTCCGGGATCTGCGGGACGGGAAGGGGCGGGGCCCGCGCGCCCTGGACTTCGCCGCGGGGGACGTGGTGGTGGTCTCGGGGCTGCCCGGCAGCGGTAAGTCGACGCTGATCCGGCGTGCGGTCGAGGAACACGCCATCGACTCCCAGGACACCAGGGACAGCTGGGCGGAGGCCCTGCCCGGATTACTCCCGTACGCGCTCTACCGCCCTCTGGTGCGCGCCGCGCACTACGCCGGCCTGTGGCGGACCCTGCGCTCGGGGGCGTCCGTGGTCGTGCACGACTGCGGCACGCAGGCCTGGGTACGCCGCTGGCTCGCGCGTGAGGCCCGGCGCCGGGGCCGCCACCTCCACCTCGTGCTGCTCGACGTCGCCCCCGGGGTGGCGCGGCAGGGGCAGCGGGAGCGCGGGCGCGGGGTCTCCGGATACGCCTTCGCCCGGCACCGGCGCGCCGTGGGACGGCTCCTGCGCGACACCGAGAGCGGTCTGCTGCCGCCCGGGTGCGCCTCGGCGGTGCTGCTCGACCGGGAGTCCGCGGGGGCCGTCGGCCGGATCTCCTTCCCGGAGGCCCGGCCTCCGCAGCAGTAG
- the gcvT gene encoding glycine cleavage system aminomethyltransferase GcvT, translating to MSTAPSAAPRLTALDALHRSLGATMTDFAGWDMPLRYASERDEHNAVRTRAGLFDLSHMGEITVTGPQASAFLAYALVGNIATVGVGRARYTMIVAADGGILDDLIVYRLADTEFMVVANAGNAQLVLDTLTERAAGFETEVRDDREAYALLAVQGPDSPAVLKSVTDADLDGLKYYAGLPGTVAGVPALIARTGYTGEDGFELFVAPEHAEQLWTALTEAGAPYGLIPCGLSCRDTLRLEAGMPLYGHELTTALTPFDAGLGRVVKFEKEGDFVGREALSAAAARAEAAPPRKLVGLIAEGRRVPRAGFSVVAGGEVVGEVTSGAPSPTLGKPIAMAYVDAAYAEPGTEGVGVDIRGTHEPYEVVALPFYKRRA from the coding sequence ATGAGCACTGCCCCGAGCGCCGCCCCCCGTCTCACCGCCCTCGACGCCCTGCACCGGTCGCTGGGCGCCACCATGACCGACTTCGCGGGCTGGGACATGCCGCTGCGGTACGCCAGCGAGCGCGACGAGCACAACGCCGTGCGCACCCGGGCGGGCCTGTTCGACCTGTCGCACATGGGCGAGATCACCGTCACCGGCCCGCAGGCCTCGGCCTTCCTGGCCTACGCGCTGGTCGGCAACATCGCCACCGTCGGCGTGGGCCGGGCCCGCTACACCATGATCGTCGCGGCGGACGGCGGGATCCTGGACGACCTGATCGTCTACCGCCTGGCCGACACCGAGTTCATGGTCGTCGCCAACGCAGGCAACGCCCAGCTGGTCCTGGACACCCTCACCGAGCGCGCGGCCGGCTTCGAGACCGAGGTGCGGGACGACCGCGAGGCGTACGCGCTGCTCGCCGTACAGGGACCCGACTCCCCCGCCGTACTGAAGTCGGTCACGGACGCCGACCTGGACGGACTGAAGTACTACGCGGGCCTGCCGGGCACGGTCGCGGGCGTCCCGGCGCTCATCGCCCGTACCGGCTACACGGGCGAGGACGGCTTCGAGCTCTTCGTCGCCCCCGAGCACGCCGAGCAGCTGTGGACGGCCCTCACCGAGGCCGGCGCTCCGTACGGCCTGATTCCCTGCGGGCTCTCCTGCCGCGACACGCTCCGCCTGGAGGCGGGCATGCCGCTGTACGGGCACGAGCTCACCACCGCACTGACCCCCTTCGACGCGGGCCTCGGTCGTGTGGTGAAGTTCGAGAAGGAGGGCGACTTCGTCGGCCGTGAGGCGCTGTCCGCCGCTGCCGCCCGCGCGGAGGCAGCCCCGCCCCGCAAGCTCGTGGGCCTGATCGCCGAGGGCCGCCGGGTGCCCCGCGCGGGCTTCTCCGTCGTGGCCGGCGGGGAGGTCGTCGGCGAGGTCACGTCCGGTGCGCCTTCGCCCACCCTGGGCAAGCCGATCGCCATGGCCTACGTGGACGCGGCGTACGCCGAGCCCGGCACCGAGGGCGTCGGCGTCGACATCCGGGGCACGCACGAGCCGTACGAGGTCGTGGCACTGCCGTTCTACAAGCGCCGCGCGTGA
- the gcvH gene encoding glycine cleavage system protein GcvH → MSNPQQLRYSKEHEWLSAVEDGVATVGITEHAANALGDVVFAQLPEVGDTVTAGETCGELESTKSVSDLYSPVTGEVTAANQEVVDDPSLVNSAPFEGGWLFKVRVAEEPNDLLSADEYTAFSGN, encoded by the coding sequence ATGAGCAACCCCCAGCAGCTGCGGTACAGCAAGGAGCACGAGTGGCTGTCGGCCGTCGAGGACGGCGTCGCCACGGTCGGTATCACCGAGCACGCGGCCAACGCGCTCGGTGACGTCGTCTTCGCCCAGCTCCCGGAGGTCGGTGACACGGTGACCGCGGGCGAGACCTGCGGTGAGCTGGAGTCGACCAAGTCGGTCAGCGACCTGTACTCGCCGGTGACCGGCGAGGTGACCGCGGCCAACCAGGAGGTCGTGGACGACCCGTCGCTGGTGAACTCCGCCCCCTTCGAGGGCGGCTGGCTGTTCAAGGTGCGCGTCGCGGAGGAGCCGAACGACCTTCTCTCCGCCGACGAGTACACCGCGTTCTCCGGCAACTGA
- the glyA gene encoding serine hydroxymethyltransferase, which translates to MSLLNSSLHELDPDVAAAVDAELHRQQSTLEMIASENFAPAAVMEAQGSVLTNKYAEGYPGRRYYGGCEHVDVVEQIAIDRIKALFGAEAANVQPHSGAQANAAAMFALLKPGDTIMGLNLAHGGHLTHGMKINFSGKLYNVVPYHVDDTGVVDMAEVERLAKESKPKLIVAGWSAYPRQLDFAAFRRIADEVGAYLMVDMAHFAGLVAAGLHPNPVPHAHVVTTTTHKTLGGPRGGVILSTQELAKKINSAVFPGQQGGPLEHVIAAKAVSFKVAATEEFKERQQRTLDGARILAERLVQPDVTEVGVSVLSGGTDVHLVLVDLRNSELDGQQAEDRLHELGITVNRNAIPNDPRPPMVTSGLRIGTPALATRGFRAEDFTEVAEIIAAALKPAYDAESLKARVTALAEKFPLYAGLK; encoded by the coding sequence ATGTCGCTTCTCAACTCCTCCCTCCACGAGCTGGACCCGGACGTCGCCGCCGCCGTCGATGCCGAGCTCCACCGCCAGCAGTCCACCCTCGAGATGATCGCCTCGGAGAACTTCGCTCCGGCCGCCGTCATGGAGGCGCAGGGCTCGGTCCTCACCAACAAGTACGCCGAGGGCTACCCGGGCCGCCGCTACTACGGTGGCTGCGAGCACGTCGACGTGGTCGAGCAGATCGCGATCGACCGCATCAAGGCGCTCTTCGGCGCCGAGGCCGCGAACGTCCAGCCGCACTCGGGTGCGCAGGCCAACGCCGCCGCGATGTTCGCGCTGCTGAAGCCGGGCGACACGATCATGGGTCTCAACCTGGCCCACGGCGGTCACCTGACCCACGGCATGAAGATCAACTTCTCCGGCAAGCTCTACAACGTGGTCCCGTACCACGTCGACGACACCGGTGTCGTGGACATGGCCGAGGTCGAGCGCCTCGCCAAGGAGTCCAAGCCGAAGCTCATCGTGGCCGGCTGGTCCGCCTACCCCCGCCAGCTGGACTTCGCCGCCTTCCGCCGCATCGCGGACGAGGTCGGCGCGTACCTGATGGTCGACATGGCGCACTTCGCGGGCCTGGTCGCCGCCGGTCTGCACCCCAACCCGGTGCCGCACGCCCACGTCGTCACGACCACCACGCACAAGACCCTCGGCGGTCCGCGCGGTGGCGTCATCCTGTCGACGCAGGAGCTCGCCAAGAAGATCAACTCGGCGGTCTTCCCCGGTCAGCAGGGTGGCCCGCTGGAGCACGTGATCGCGGCCAAGGCCGTCTCCTTCAAGGTCGCGGCGACCGAGGAGTTCAAGGAGCGCCAGCAGCGCACCCTGGACGGCGCCCGCATCCTGGCCGAGCGCCTGGTGCAGCCGGACGTCACCGAGGTGGGCGTCAGCGTCCTCTCCGGGGGCACGGACGTGCACCTGGTCCTGGTCGACCTGCGCAACTCCGAGCTCGACGGCCAGCAGGCCGAGGACCGGCTCCACGAGCTGGGCATCACGGTCAACCGCAACGCCATCCCGAACGACCCGCGGCCCCCGATGGTCACCTCGGGCCTGCGGATCGGCACCCCTGCGCTGGCCACCCGCGGTTTCCGGGCCGAGGACTTCACCGAGGTGGCGGAGATCATCGCCGCCGCGCTCAAGCCCGCCTACGACGCCGAGAGCCTCAAGGCGCGGGTGACCGCCCTCGCGGAGAAGTTCCCGCTGTACGCCGGCCTCAAGTAG
- a CDS encoding L-serine ammonia-lyase gives MAISVFDLFSVGIGPSSSHTVGPMRAARMFARRLKNEGLLAHTASIRAELYGSLGATGHGHGTPKAVLLGLEGESPRTVDVEGADARVEEIRASGRINLLGMHDIPFDADEQLVLHRRKALPYHANGMTVFAYDREGAPLLEKTYYSVGGGFVVDEDAVAGQDPIVPEDTVLKHPFRTGDELLRLARETGLSISSLMLENEKAWRTEDEIRAGLLEIWRVMQACVTRGMSREGILPGGLKVRRRAANSARQLRAEGDPQEHAMEWITLYAMAVNEENAAGGRVVTAPTNGAAGIIPAVLHYYMNFAAGGCTEAEKDDSVVRFLLAAGAIGMLFKENASISGAEVGCQGEVGSACSMAAGALAEVLGGSPEQVENAAEIGMEHNLGLTCDPVGGLVQIPCIERNGMAAVKAVTAAKMALRGDGSHMVSLDKVIKTMKETGADMSVKYKETARGGLAVNIIEC, from the coding sequence GTGGCCATCTCGGTCTTCGACCTCTTCTCGGTCGGCATCGGCCCGTCCAGCTCCCACACGGTCGGCCCTATGCGCGCGGCGCGCATGTTCGCCCGCCGCCTCAAGAACGAGGGCCTGCTGGCCCACACCGCGTCGATACGTGCCGAGCTGTACGGCTCGCTCGGCGCCACCGGGCACGGCCACGGCACCCCGAAGGCCGTCCTGCTCGGCCTGGAGGGCGAGTCGCCCCGCACGGTCGACGTCGAGGGCGCCGACGCCCGCGTCGAGGAGATCCGCGCCTCGGGGCGCATCAACCTGCTGGGCATGCACGACATCCCCTTCGACGCGGACGAGCAGCTGGTCCTCCACCGCCGCAAGGCGCTGCCCTACCACGCGAACGGGATGACGGTCTTCGCGTACGACCGCGAGGGGGCTCCGCTCCTGGAGAAGACGTACTACTCGGTGGGCGGCGGTTTCGTCGTCGACGAGGACGCCGTGGCGGGCCAGGACCCGATCGTCCCGGAGGACACGGTCCTCAAGCACCCGTTCCGCACCGGCGACGAGCTGCTGCGGCTCGCCCGGGAGACCGGACTGTCGATCTCCTCGCTCATGCTGGAGAACGAGAAGGCCTGGCGGACGGAGGACGAGATCCGAGCCGGCCTGCTGGAGATCTGGCGCGTCATGCAGGCGTGCGTCACGCGCGGCATGTCCCGGGAGGGCATCCTGCCCGGCGGCCTGAAGGTACGCCGCCGCGCCGCGAACTCCGCCCGGCAGCTGCGTGCCGAGGGTGATCCGCAGGAGCACGCGATGGAGTGGATCACCCTCTACGCGATGGCCGTCAACGAGGAGAACGCCGCCGGTGGCCGTGTCGTCACCGCCCCGACCAACGGCGCCGCGGGCATCATCCCGGCCGTCCTGCACTACTACATGAACTTCGCGGCGGGCGGCTGCACCGAGGCCGAGAAGGACGACAGCGTGGTCCGCTTCCTGCTGGCCGCGGGCGCCATCGGCATGCTGTTCAAGGAGAACGCCTCGATCTCGGGGGCCGAGGTCGGCTGCCAGGGCGAGGTCGGCTCCGCCTGCTCCATGGCGGCCGGCGCCCTGGCCGAGGTTCTGGGCGGCTCCCCCGAGCAGGTGGAGAACGCCGCGGAGATCGGCATGGAGCACAACCTGGGCCTGACCTGCGACCCCGTCGGCGGTCTCGTCCAGATCCCCTGCATCGAGCGCAACGGCATGGCTGCGGTCAAGGCGGTCACGGCGGCGAAGATGGCACTGCGCGGCGACGGCAGCCACATGGTCTCCCTGGACAAGGTCATCAAGACCATGAAGGAGACGGGGGCGGACATGAGCGTCAAGTACAAGGAGACCGCCCGCGGCGGACTCGCGGTGAACATCATCGAGTGCTAG
- a CDS encoding IS3 family transposase (programmed frameshift) yields the protein MVMKNYPPQFKADAVALYESRPEATIRSVAADLGINPETLRNWVRAAGVSRPRGRRTQEPSQPPAPLEVENAALRKKVRELEEEREILRKAAKYFAGGDALVNRFQCVADLQRRHGVKRLCSILGVSRSSFYYWQRTAADRAARRAADARLAARIRAVHQESDGTYGAPRITAELREENGEAVNRKRVARIMRVSGIEGVRLRRRHRTTVPDQAAAKAPDLIGRDFTADRPNTKYVGDITYLPIDGGKFCYLATVIDLASRRLAGWAIADHMRADLVTDALAAAIRTRGSLAGSIMHTDHGAQYTSRAFAEACRSAGVRQSMSAVGSSADNALAESFNATFKRETLQGRKSWPDEREARLDAFRWLHRYNTRRRHSRLGQRSPIAFENAFHLTPTTLAQAA from the exons GTGGTGATGAAGAACTACCCGCCGCAGTTCAAGGCGGACGCGGTCGCGCTGTACGAGTCGCGGCCCGAAGCGACGATCAGGTCGGTCGCCGCCGATCTGGGGATCAACCCGGAGACGTTGCGGAACTGGGTTCGGGCAGCCGGAGTAAGCCGTCCTCGGGGACGGCGGACGCAGGAACCCTCTCAGCCGCCGGCCCCGCTGGAAGTGGAGAACGCAGCCTTGCGGAAGAAGGTCCGTGAGCTGGAGGAGGAACGGGAGATCCTGCGCAAAGCGGCGAAGTATTTCGCCGGGG GAGACGCGCTGGTGAACCGCTTCCAGTGTGTCGCCGACCTCCAGCGCCGTCACGGCGTGAAGCGGCTGTGCAGCATCCTCGGAGTCAGCCGCTCGAGCTTCTACTACTGGCAACGGACGGCCGCCGACCGGGCCGCCAGGCGGGCGGCTGATGCCCGCCTGGCGGCCCGGATACGGGCGGTGCATCAGGAATCGGACGGCACTTACGGCGCCCCCAGGATCACTGCCGAGCTTCGCGAGGAGAACGGTGAGGCGGTCAACCGCAAGCGGGTCGCCAGGATCATGAGGGTGTCCGGGATCGAAGGAGTCCGCCTTCGCCGCCGGCACCGCACCACCGTCCCAGATCAGGCTGCGGCCAAGGCCCCGGACCTGATCGGCCGCGACTTCACAGCGGACAGGCCGAACACGAAGTACGTCGGCGACATCACCTACCTGCCCATCGACGGCGGGAAGTTCTGCTACCTGGCGACCGTCATCGACCTCGCCTCGCGCCGTCTGGCCGGCTGGGCGATCGCCGACCACATGCGCGCGGACCTCGTCACCGACGCCCTGGCCGCGGCGATCCGCACCCGCGGCAGCCTCGCCGGATCGATCATGCACACCGACCACGGAGCCCAGTACACGAGCAGAGCATTCGCCGAAGCATGCAGGTCAGCAGGGGTTCGGCAAAGCATGAGCGCGGTCGGTTCCAGCGCGGACAACGCACTCGCCGAATCCTTCAACGCGACCTTCAAACGCGAGACCTTGCAGGGACGAAAGAGCTGGCCAGACGAGCGTGAGGCGCGACTCGACGCCTTCAGATGGCTCCACCGCTACAACACCCGACGCCGACACTCCCGCCTCGGACAACGATCACCGATCGCCTTCGAGAACGCCTTCCACCTCACACCAACTACGCTGGCACAAGCCGCATAA